In Papilio machaon chromosome W, ilPapMach1.1, whole genome shotgun sequence, a single genomic region encodes these proteins:
- the LOC106713371 gene encoding uncharacterized protein LOC106713371 has product MVKIKSTTGYSQIVRALIDQGSEASFITEATAQFLNLKRDSVNCVISGVGEGQTQAKSMASFEIVSLRNPEFSIQVNAFVLKRLTSFIPSRDSSIHDWQEITNLPLADPTYSTPGRIDIILGAEIYGEILLDGFLKHSESSGPVAQNTQLGWILSGKIKNELVQENRNIISMHIQPKEDELLKQFWEIEREPESIKKRKTKEELRCEEIYEQTTYRNSEGRYVVRLPFKSPNPECLNGQSKDIALRRFKSLEKKLLKNTKLQEEYKNAIEDYLQQNHMRKITDERELCDNHVVYLPHHAVIRDDKQTTRVRVVFDASSKGVNNVSLNDNLLVGPKLQSDLRHILIRWRCHRICIVADLVKMYRQVVVNEQDTDFQRILWRSNPHEPIQHYNLLRLTFGTSCAPYLAVKSLQQLAKDEQTKYPLAALITLQDYYMDDLLTGCETTEHAMEIYEQMNNLMRAGGFELQKWCSNSEDLLEHICKDIQRDNQLIQFKSNDSIKVLGLTWNKTNDNFQYHFQLPKSNETGEYVTKRKVLSEIARLYDPMGWIASIVVRAKIFIQKLWIAKLSWDERLTPQLLHEWQQFKEDLPKLEKIVIPRWFHVSIGDNVELHTFADASQSAYAAAVYLKSTSKDGSIAVNLVTAKTKVAPVEKKISIPRLELCAALLAAKLVYEVSQVMNIPKGKIYAWSDSTIVLAWIAGEPSRWTTFVSNRTSEILTMLEPEQWRHVATDQNPADSASRGLKVTELIGNKLWWHGPNWLNQETYEQNTSNNFETTEEAKPIKALTTTTKDQEEFIWTRFSTLPKMLKVLSYCKKFSYLRLPKEQRNISFKIVSREETEAILKYCIKETQKMYFEDDINRLRAGQSVSQKSQLLTFHPVIDETGLLRVGGRIQEAQVDYKRRHPVILPSGSHITKLIIEDALKKTLHGGPQLMLNYLRLKYWILKASGSET; this is encoded by the coding sequence ATGGTCAAAATCAAATCAACTACAGGTTATTCACAAATAGTTAGAGCTTTGATTGACCAAGGATCTGAAGCGTCATTTATAACTGAAGCCACAGCACAATTCCTGAACTTAAAGCGAGATTCAGTGAACTGTGTTATATCAGGAGTTGGAGAAGGTCAAACACAAGCGAAGAGTATGGCTTCTTTTGAGATCGTATCTTTACGTAACCCAGAGTTTTCTATCCAAGTCAATGCGTTCGTGTTGAAGAGGTTGACTTCATTTATACCGTCCCGAGACTCATCTATACATGATTGGCAAGAGATCACAAACTTACCTTTGGCTGACCCTACCTACAGTACACCTGGACGAATAGACATTATTCTAGGTGCTGAAATCTACGGAGAAATTCTACTGGATGGTTTTCTGAAACATTCCGAGTCATCTGGACCAGTTGCACAAAACACGCAATTGGGCTGGATATTatctggaaaaataaaaaatgagttAGTGCAAGAAAATCGCAATATTATCAGCATGCATATACAACCAAAGGAAGATGagcttttaaaacaattctgGGAGATAGAAAGAGAACCTGAAAGTATCAAAAAGAGAAAGACAAAAGAGGAATTAAGATGTGAAGAAATTTACGAACAAACAACATATAGAAACAGTGAAGGGCGTTACGTCGTCAGATTACCTTTTAAAAGTCCTAATCCAGAATGTCTAAATGGTCAATCAAAAGATATAGCGCTACGAAGGTTCAAATCATTAGAGaagaaattacttaaaaatacaaagctaCAAGAAGAGTACAAAAACGCGATAGAGGATTATTTACAGCAAAATCACATGAGAAAAATAACTGATGAGAGAGAGTTATGTGATAATCACGTCGTTTATCTACCACACCATGCAGTCATTAGAGATGATAAACAGACTACCCGAGTAAGAGTGGTGTTCGACGCTTCGAGCAAAGGAGTGAACAATGTGTCATTAAATGACAATCTTCTCGTCGGACCCAAATTACAAAGTGATCTACGTCATATTCTAATAAGATGGAGATGCCATAGAATTTGTATAGTTGCAGACTTAGTTAAAATGTACCGTCAAGTGGTTGTCAACGAGCAAGATACAGATTTCCAAAGAATACTATGGAGATCAAATCCACACGAACCTATTCAACATTACAATCTACTGAGACTTACCTTTGGAACATCTTGTGCGCCATACTTAGCTGTGAAGTCTTTGCAACAACTAGCAAAAGATGAGCAAACAAAATATCCACTTGCGGCATTAATCACACTGCAAGACTATTATATGGACGATTTACTTACCGGATGTGAAACAACAGAGCATGCTATGGAGAtatatgagcaaatgaataatttaatgagaGCAGGTGGTTTTGAACTCCAAAAATGGTGCAGCAACAGCGAAGACTTACTGGAACACATCTGTAAAGATATTCAAAGAGACAATcagttaatacaatttaaatctaatgATAGCATAAAAGTATTAGGTCTTACctggaataaaacaaatgataacTTTCAGTATCATTTTCAACTACCTAAAAGTAATGAGACTGGAGAATACGTAACTAAAAGAAAAGTACTGTCTGAGATAGCGCGTCTTTACGATCCTATGGGCTGGATAGCATCCATCGTCGTTAGAGCGAAGATTTTTATACAGAAACTGTGGATAGCAAAATTATCATGGGATGAGAGACTCACCCCACAATTATTACACGAGTGGCAACAATTCAAAGAGGACCTACCAAAATTAGAGAAGATCGTCATTCCGAGGTGGTTTCACGTCAGTATCGGAGATAATGTAGAACTACATACATTCGCTGATGCATCTCAGTCAGCTTATGCAGCAGCGGTGTATTTAAAATCGACCAGCAAAGATGGTAGCATAGCCGTCAACCTTGTCACTGCTAAAACGAAGGTAGCGCCAGTGGAGAAGAAGATATCAATCCCACGCCTGGAACTGTGTGCAGCGCTACTAGCTGCAAAATTAGTATACGAAGTGTCCCAAGTCATGAATATTCCTAAGGGCAAAATATACGCGTGGTCTGATAGCACGATAGTTTTGGCATGGATAGCAGGAGAGCCGAGTCGATGGACGACTTTTGTGAGCAATAGAACATCTGAGATCCTTACCATGCTGGAACCAGAGCAGTGGAGACACGTAGCTACAGATCAGAATCCAGCTGATAGCGCGTCTAGAGGACTGAAAGTAACAGAGTTAATAGGTAACAAATTGTGGTGGCATGGTCCAAATTGGCTGAATCAAGAAACTTATGAACAGAACACAAGCAATAATTTTGAGACTACAGAAGAGGCAAAACCAATTAAAGCActaactactactactaaagATCAGGAAGAATTTATTTGGACGAGATTTTCAACATTACCTAAAATGCTAAAGGTGTTGTCTTATTGCaaaaagttttcatatttGAGACTACCAAAGGAACAacgaaatatttcttttaaaattgtgaGTCGAGAGGAAACAGAggctatattaaaatattgtataaaagaGACACAGAAGATGTATTTCGAAGATGACATTAATCGTTTAAGAGCGGGGCAAAGTGTATCACAGAAGAGTCAACTACTTACCTTTCACCCAGTTATCGATGAAACTGGACTTTTGAGAGTAGGAGGCAGAATTCAAGAGGCTCAAGTTGATTATAAAAGACGTCATCCAGTTATTTTACCCAGTGGAAGTCACAtcactaaattaataattgaagacgcacttaaaaaaacacttcatGGAGGACCACAACTAATGTTAAACTATTTGAGATTGAAGTACTGGATACTTAAAGCTTCCGGAAGTGAGACTTAA